One segment of Castanea sativa cultivar Marrone di Chiusa Pesio chromosome 3, ASM4071231v1 DNA contains the following:
- the LOC142628423 gene encoding strigolactones hydrolase CXE15-like: MGSLSHVVEDCFGLLKFYSDGSISRSTNINFNIPVIDDGSVLWKDYVFDKHHNLHLHLHKPTLASLTKPSVLYYIHAGGFYFGSRTFPNFHDICHRLASGLTVLVVSLDYRLALEQRLPAAIDDAMSSLKWLQILAMHGDIGCDTWLGDGVVDIDRVFAMGDSSGGNVAHHVALRLDSSTVGLVELKPIRVRGYVLLAPFFGGSVKTRSEEERPCEVFWNFGHV; encoded by the exons ATGGGTTCTCTTTCTCATGTAGTTGAAGATTGCTTTGGTCTCTTGAAGTTCTATAGTGATGGCTCTATTTCACGCTCAACCAACATAAACTTTAACATCCCTGTCATTGATGATGGCTCCGTTCTGTGGAAAGACTACGTGTTTGACAAGCACCACAATCTTCACCTACACCTTCACAAGCCCACATTGGCTTCACTCACCAAGCCTTCTGTCTTATATTACATTCATGCCGGTGGTTTCTACTTCGGGTCACGTACTTTTCCCAACTTTCACGACATATGTCACCGCCTTGCATCCGGGCTTACAGTCCTCGTAGTTTCACTGGACTATAGGCTTGCATTGGAGCAAAGGCTTCCGGCAGCCATAGATGATGCAATGAGTTCTCTAAAATGGTTACAAATCCTAGCCATGCATGGCGACATTGGTTGTGATACGTGGTTGGGTGATGGGGTTGTGGACATTGATAGGGTTTTTGCAATGGGTGACTCTTCTGGTGGGAACGTGGCTCACCATGTAGCACTTAGGCTTGAT tcgtctacagtgGGTTTGGTGGAATTGAAGCCAATTCGGGTGAGAGGTTATGTGCTCTTGGCTCCATTTTTTGGTGGGAGTGTGAAGACTAGGTCCGAGGAAGAGAGGCCATGTGAAGTATTTTGGAATTTTGGACATGTATAA
- the LOC142628422 gene encoding uncharacterized protein LOC142628422: MDFARERLIESPTSNLISSNPQPCPAIKWTTPETHGFKINFNGAAFADDDTAGIGVVVRNDASLVMASLTQQIPMSASVIEVEALAARRALELALELGFNDVILEGNSEIFIKSLMNGGSKLADYGHLALDIFPYFPLLKV, translated from the coding sequence ATGGATTTTGCCCGAGAACGCCTAATCGAGTCCCCAACCAGCAACTTGATATCTTCGAACCCTCAACCATGTCCAGCAATAAAGTGGACAACCCCTGAGACACACGGCTTCAAAATCAACTTTAATGGGGCAGCATTTGCTGATGATGACACTGCTGGAATTGGAGTGGTTGTCCGAAACGATGCAAGTTTGGTTATGGCTTCGCTTACTCAACAAATACCCATGTCAGCCTCGGTTATTGAGGTTGAAGCTTTGGCAGCAAGGAGAGCTTTGGAGCTTGCACTGGAGCTTGGTTTCAATGACGTTATACTTGAAGGCAACTCAGAAATCTTTATCAAGTCCTTGATGAACGGTGGCAGCAAATTAGCCGACTACGGACACCTTGCATTAGATATCTTTCCTTATTTCCCACTTCTCAAAGTTTAG